GTGTTCCTGGCATGGTTCTTATCATTCTCTTGCCTACAATAGCAGCCATAAACCTCATTGTTTGGCTCTtttcatggaggaggaggaggcaggcactTGCAAAGGCAAAGCAACCAGGTATGTATGTCATTTTGTCACTCAAAATTCCCCAGCTACAGTGTCAGTGCCTAAAATGAAACAATTTATGCACTTGTGTCATGTATTCACGATGGCGTCTCTATTCAAACAGATCCAAATTATTCCACTGATGAAGCAGAGGACATGGAAAGTGTGGAGTCAATGTTAATTGACATTTCAACTTTGCGGGCTGCAACCGAGGATTTTGCAGAAAGCAACAAACTCGGCAAGGGTGGATTTGGCCCGGTGTACAAGGTAATGAGCTAACCTGTCTTGAAGCAAGTAGGCACAACACTGGAAAACTGGTGGTTGAGCAAAACTTTCATACAATTTTCAGGGTACTCTCCTAAACGGCGATGAGATCGCAGTCAAGAGAATGTCCAAGAGCTCAACACAAGGAGTGGAGGAGCTCAAGAATGAGCTCGCCTTAGTTGCAAAGCTGAAGCACAAGAATCTTGTTAGACTTGTCGGTGTCTGCTTGGAGCAACAAGAGAGGCTACTCATCTATGAGTTTGTTCCTAACCGAAGCCTCGACCTGATCCTTTTCGGTAACTAGTTGAGCGATGATTCCATTGTCTGTTTTCTCCGCGCATTGAAATAATAGTGTAACATCGCATAGATCTTAtaccattttctaattcttctgaTGGAAAAGCAGACGAAGCGAAACGTCAAAAACTAGATTGGGAAACGAGGTTCAAGATCATAAATGGAGTGGCTCGAGGCCTGCAATACCTCCATGAAGACTCTCAGCTCAAAGTAATCCATCGTGACCTCAAAGCGAGCAACGTCTTGCTGGACATGAACATGAACCCGAAAATCTCGGATTTTGGCCTTGCCAAGATTTTCGGGAGAGACCAGACCCAGGGTGTGACGAACCGCGTCATCGGCACATAGTAAGTAGTAGCATGATAGACCGTAAGTTTCCAGCAGGAGGTAACTAACTAACTATGAACTCTTGTTGTTAATTCAGTGGATACATGGCGCCAGAGTACGTGATGCGTGGGAACTACTCGGTGAAATCAGACGCTTTCAGCTTTGGCGTTTTGGTCCTGGAGATCATGACAGGAAAGAAGAACAGTGACTGCTACAACTCCCAGCAATCTCAGGATCTCTTGACCACAGTATGAGCTTGTTATTTGAACATCTGGCTAACATGCAGCGCATCTTGGCTCATCGATGTTACACAATTGTGCAGGTATGGGAGCATTGGGTGGCCGAAACAGTGTTGGAAGTGGTAGACCCATGCATGAACAAGAGCTTCTCGGAGAGTGATGCGCTGAGGTGCATCCATGTCGGGCTTTTGTGCATCCAGGGCAACCCGGCAGACCGGCCGATGATGTCGACGGTGGCCATGATGCTTGGCAGCAACACATTCTCTCTCCCTACTCCGTCGAAGCCGGCATTCTACACTACAAACGATGGTGCCAATTCGAGCACCGGGTCAAGCGTGTCGATCCCATCAGTGCAAGCCCGGTCATAGAGTTTACTTCATAGCAACAATTTCAGCGTAAATAGCCAATGTATCTATGGTCCTATTGCACCCGAATTGGAAAAATAATTTAGACATTACAAAAGGAGTAAAAAAATCCTGAATTTGTTTGGATTCGAACTCGTGCGAAAAGTTTCGCGAAAGAATAGCTTCGAACGACTCCAGAGCCAAGAAAACAATTTTGAGATTACAAAAAGCATGAATTGTAAGTTTTATAAAGTGTCAAGTCTTTTTCCGCCTATAATATAACGAGTCATTCCTCTGTGAAACTTTTCACACAAGTATTACAAAAAGCCAAAGTCAGTATGGGTACTATTACAAAAAATTCGGACCTCATGCTCGAGGACGTAAATTCGACCATTTTTAAATTTTTGCGAGAAACTGGTAGATAGTTGCATGTAGCTAGTTGTAGTCGGTGCTGGCAAGCTGTAGTGTGATATACGTATGAAAATGGCGAGTCATTTGGCCGGAGAGGGTGCGCCGTGAGATGCTAATGCCGTGAGTGGTGACGTACATGAATCAAGTTGTACTATACCTGGTTGTTAGCATTAATCTTGATTCATGTATCAGCATGCTTAGTTTAGTTTTGCATGTAGCTAGTTGTAGTCGGTGCTGGCAAGCTGTAGGGGTGTGATACGTATGAAAATGGCGAGTCGTTTGGCCGGAGAGGTTGCGGGGTGAGATGCTAATGCCGTGAGTGGTGGCGTAcatgcgagatgccggagggcctTGTGAAGCGGCTGCATCACTCATAGGCTAGAGTACGAGAGTTTGTTAGCTGCATGGGTTAGTTAGCAATAATCCTACACACACGAACCTATTACGGGCTTTTACTTAATTTTCTTCTAACAAATCTCTCAGCCCCCCTGATTTTTAGTAGGGGTGGGGTCCAACCTCCCCTCGTATCCAATCCCAATTGCCCACGCCAGCTAGCCCGTGAACCCCGTAATAGATTTCTCCGTGAGTGTAGCATTGCTCGTTAGTTAGTGGCCTATAGAAAAGGTCTTAGTTGTAGTTAAGTCGTGAGTGCATGGCGTGATAGGATAAGTGTACTGGCCGGTCACATGTGTCCTAGTCTTGTGGATCTAGAGTGATTCTAGGAGAAGGGTATGACTATGCGTTGCCCTGGTTGGTTAGGGCATGTACAAAGGTACTATCTTGAGAGTGCCACGTAGAATAAACGATGAGGTAAAGGACAGAAGAATTCGTAAGaacaggcttgtcttctcttatttaaaagAAGACAAGAGATGCtctcttagggcatgtacaatggtgttaTCTTAAAAATGCCACGTAGAATAAAAGATGAAGtagaggagagagaactcataagaaaaggtctgtcttctcttatttaagagaagacaagagatgatctcttagcataatatgtctcaccatatttttagtaatgactagttattgaagataaggctaagagatgacccgtTGTAGACATTATATTTGTCATCTCtatattacatgcaagacttaagataagactatcttatcaaccattgtatatGCCCTTAGCACAGTATGTCTCATCATATATTTAGGAATATTGTAGacgctaaattacatgcaagacttaaggtaAGATTATCTGATCATCCATTGTAGAAAGAGAAAAAATATAGTACATGTGTTCTCACCGGCAGCAAGAGGCAGAGTTAGTTTTTTCCTTGGTGAAGTTTGTGTACGTGTGAGCTTCTCCATGGTGTTTATCCTGGAGATACCAGGAGAGTCACAAGGTGGAAGAAGAGGGGCTGCGAGGATGCAGTACCAACACTGGTATTATAGCAAACTATCACTGGGAAATTCAACTTGGCTCCCAGGAGCACATGCTCCGGGGTGATTTATGTAAAAAAAAACTAGATCATAAAAGTGCGCGTTGCCGCGCCCATACATCTTAATAAAACATATTTTAGAAGATCTGGTCATTGCAAATACTTGAGAAAATATATACATTATATCTATGCTGTGTAAATCTAGTGAGAAAATTCTACATTTTGATGCAAGGGATAAATAACATCGGTGGTATAGATACAGCTTCTCGTCTTATTTACAACTGATGTTCAAAGTCAAGGATACCATGATATCTCACAAAATCAGCATATGACTATCTCAATGTCATACATGCCCACACACGACTTCTGGTCGCCTCAATAAAAAAACATGAACA
The sequence above is a segment of the Triticum dicoccoides isolate Atlit2015 ecotype Zavitan chromosome 1A, WEW_v2.0, whole genome shotgun sequence genome. Coding sequences within it:
- the LOC119293861 gene encoding cysteine-rich receptor-like protein kinase 6 isoform X1, with the protein product MAAHHVALSVLILVVPLLAPSGLVATEPWPLCGDSREYNDKSQYQANLNLVAAALPTNASASPNLFATAEAGAVPEKVTALALCRGDASSRACSSCLVNAFANLPNVCPGSKEAVIYYDACMLRYSDVQFLSADDSEPLGVELTYTVRNDANATSEPGRYQRAVATLMNATADYAAYNSTRRYATGQADLDREFPKVYSWAQCTPDLTPGRCRDCLAQLIAQLPVQFTDSIGGRLLGPRCSFEYETKPFINGPVMVQLPATSASSGAPGPAVAPTSATAEGRKYSVPGMVLIILLPTIAAINLIVWLFSWRRRRQALAKAKQPDPNYSTDEAEDMESVESMLIDISTLRAATEDFAESNKLGKGGFGPVYKGTLLNGDEIAVKRMSKSSTQGVEELKNELALVAKLKHKNLVRLVGVCLEQQERLLIYEFVPNRSLDLILFADEAKRQKLDWETRFKIINGVARGLQYLHEDSQLKVIHRDLKASNVLLDMNMNPKISDFGLAKIFGRDQTQGVTNRVIGTYGYMAPEYVMRGNYSVKSDAFSFGVLVLEIMTGKKNSDCYNSQQSQDLLTTVWEHWVAETVLEVVDPCMNKSFSESDALRCIHVGLLCIQGNPADRPMMSTVAMMLGSNTFSLPTPSKPAFYTTNDGANSSTGSSVSIPSVQARS
- the LOC119293861 gene encoding cysteine-rich receptor-like protein kinase 6 isoform X2; translation: MAAHHVALSVLILVVPLLAPSGLVATEPWPLCGDSREYNDKSQYQANLNLVAAALPTNASASPNLFATAEAGAVPEKVTALALCRGDASSRACSSCLVNAFANLPNVCPGSKEAVIYYDACMLRYSDVQFLSADDSEPLGVELTYTVRNDANATSEPGRYQRAVATLMNATADYAAYNSTRRYATGQADLDREFPKVYSWAQCTPDLTPGRCRDCLAQLIAQLPVQFTDSIGGRLLGPRCSFEYETKPFINGPVMVQLPATSASSGAPGPAVAPTSATAEGRKYSVPGMVLIILLPTIAAINLIVWLFSWRRRRQALAKAKQPDPNYSTDEAEDMESVESMLIDISTLRAATEDFAESNKLGKGGFGPVYKGTLLNGDEIAVKRMSKSSTQGVEELKNELALVAKLKHKNLVRLVGVCLEQQERLLIYEFVPNRSLDLILFDEAKRQKLDWETRFKIINGVARGLQYLHEDSQLKVIHRDLKASNVLLDMNMNPKISDFGLAKIFGRDQTQGVTNRVIGTYGYMAPEYVMRGNYSVKSDAFSFGVLVLEIMTGKKNSDCYNSQQSQDLLTTVWEHWVAETVLEVVDPCMNKSFSESDALRCIHVGLLCIQGNPADRPMMSTVAMMLGSNTFSLPTPSKPAFYTTNDGANSSTGSSVSIPSVQARS